In Helianthus annuus cultivar XRQ/B chromosome 8, HanXRQr2.0-SUNRISE, whole genome shotgun sequence, a single genomic region encodes these proteins:
- the LOC110873893 gene encoding serine/arginine repetitive matrix protein 1 isoform X3, which produces MSGGFFRGTTADQDTRFSNKHAKLLKSHKFPPELEHLDREAVDVKAANLDTHSRRRTKFSSKWSADDKGTDEKNGSKETVRISRSPRPADRSMSPPRGTRSRSVSKSFSNSRSHSRSRSLSASSKASRRSVSVERRPRSVSRRSSTLRRVGSRRRSLSPAPLHRQSPSPARRRLRSPSPAPSHGRSPSPARRRLQSPAPRGTRSRSVSKSFSNSKSHSRSRSLSASSKASRRSVSVERRPHSVSRRSSTPRRVGSRRRSPSPAPLHRRSPSPARCRLRSPSPAPSHGRLPSPARRRLQSRAPRGTRSRSVSKSFSNSKSHSRSRSLSASSKASRRSVSVERRPRSISRRSSTPRRVGSRRRSPSPAPLHRRSPSPARRRLRSPSPAPSHGRSPSPARRRLQSHAPRGTRSRSVSKSFSNSKSHSRSRSLSASSKASRRSVSVERRPRSVSKRSSTPRRVGSRRRSPSPAPLDRRSPSPARRRLRSPSPAPSHGRSPSPARRRGTRTRSVSKSFSNSKSHSRSRSLSASSKASRRSVSVERRPRSVSRRSSTPRRVGSRRRSQSPAPLHRRSPSPARRRLRSPSPAPSHGRSSSPARRRLQSPAPRGTRSRSVSKSFSKSRSHSRSSSLSASPKALRCSVSVERRPRSVSRRSSTPHRVGSRRRPPSPAPFHRRSPSPARRRLRLPSPARRWLQSPAPRGTRSRSVSNSFSNSKSPSRCATILIIKHNLSTIIKQTKFWRRVIHRRSRSLSASSKASRRSVSVERRPRSISRRSSTPRRVGSRRQSPSPAPLHKRSPSPARRRLRSPSPAPSHGRTPSPARRRLQSPAPRGTRSRSVSKSFSNSKSHSRSSSLSASPKASRRSVSVERRPRSVSRQSSTPRRVGSCRRSPSPAPLHKRSPSPPRRRLRSPSPAPSHGRSPSPARRRLQSPTPRGTRSRSVSKSFSNSRSHSRSSSLSASPKASRRSVSVERRPRSVSRQSSTPLRVGSCRRSPSPASLHRRSPSPARRRLRSPSPAPSHGRSPSPARRRLQSPTPRGTRSRSVSKSFFNSRTQSRCATIPIIKHNYLYILLLTVFSTIFSLCFFIYPVIIFSGQDVCRDPLFEVGRDPLFVVGRDPLFEVGHDPLFEVGRDPLFEVGRDPLFVVGRDPLFEVGRDPLFEVGRDPLFVVGRDPLFEVGHDPLFEVGRDPLFEVGRDPLFEVGRDPLFKGGPGPPSGVAHEPRSGEGHHPRFSEGHSPLHPLTLCILDLHQFVAGLHLLRGDEIRELRQFHAVGLLLQLGVGQPSLCVRDPQALKAGLLHHHLYNLLDSSSFSSYMYVFFYYCFQQWLLY; this is translated from the exons ATGTCAGGCGGTTTCTTCCGG GGCACTACGGCTGATCAAGACACTCGTTTCTCTAACAAGCATGCTAAGCTCCTTAAATCGCACAAGTTTCCACCTGAATTGGAACATCTG GACAGAGAGGCTGTTGATGTGAAAGCTGCTAATTTGGACACCCACTCGAGGAGACGCACAAAGTTTTCTAGCAAGTGGTCAGCTGATGACAAAGGGACGGATGAGAAGAATGGATCAAAAGAAACCGTCAG AATATCTCGATCTCCGCGTCCAGCTGATCGTTCTATGTCACCACCTCG AGGTACACGCTCCAGATCGGTTAGCAAATCCTTTTCTAATTCTAGAAGTCATTCAAG GTCAAGAAGTTTGTCAGCATCCTCCAAAGCCTCAAGGCGCTCAGTTTCTGTTGAAAGGAGGCCCCGCTCTGTTTCAAGACGATCTTCTACACTTCGCAGAGTGGGGTCACGTCGGCGATCCCTATCCCCTGCACCTTTACATAGACAATCACCTTCACCTGCAAGGCGTAGGTTGCGATCACCATCCCCTGCACCTTCACATGGGCGATCACCATCACCCGCAAGGCGTAGGTTGCAATCCCCTGCACCTCG AGGTACACGCTCCAGATCGGTTAGCAAATCCTTTTCTAATTCCAAAAGCCATTCAAG GTCAAGAAGTTTGTCAGCATCCTCCAAAGCCTCAAGGCGCTCAGTTTCTGTTGAAAGGAGGCCCCACTCTGTTTCAAGACGATCTTCTACACCTCGCAGAGTAGGGTCACGTCGGCGATCCCCATCCCCTGCACCTTTACATAGACGATCACCTTCACCTGCAAGGTGTAGGTTGCGATCTCCATCCCCTGCACCTTCACATGGGCGATTACCATCACCCGCAAGGCGTAGGTTGCAATCCCGTGCACCTCG AGGTACACGCTCCAGATCAGTTAGCAAATCCTTTTCTAATTCCAAAAGCCATTCAAG GTCAAGAAGTTTGTCAGCATCCTCCAAAGCCTCAAGGCGCTCAGTTTCTGTTGAAAGGAGGCCCCGCTCTATTTCAAGACGATCTTCTACACCTCGCAGAGTGGGGTCACGTCGGCGATCCCCATCCCCTGCACCTTTACATAGACGATCACCTTCACCTGCAAGGCGTAGGTTGCGATCTCCATCCCCTGCACCTTCACATGGGCGATCACCATCACCCGCAAGGCGTAGGTTGCAATCCCATGCACCTCG AGGTACACGCTCCAGATCGGTTAGCAAATCCTTTTCTAATTCCAAAAGCCATTCAAG GTCAAGAAGTTTGTCAGCATCCTCCAAAGCCTCAAGGCGCTCAGTTTCTGTTGAAAGGAGGCCCCGCTCTGTTTCAAAACGATCTTCTACACCTCGCAGAGTGGGGTCACGTCGGCGATCCCCATCCCCTGCACCTTTAGATAGACGATCACCTTCACCTGCAAGGCGTAGGTTGCGATCTCCATCCCCTGCACCTTCACATGGGCGATCACCATCACCCGCAAGGCGTAG AGGTACACGCACCAGATCGGTTAGCAAATCCTTTTCTAATTCCAAAAGCCATTCAAG GTCAAGAAGTTTGTCAGCATCCTCCAAAGCCTCAAGGCGCTCAGTTTCTGTTGAAAGGAGGCCCCGCTCTGTTTCAAGACGATCTTCTACACCTCGCAGAGTGGGGTCACGTCGGCGATCCCAATCCCCTGCACCTTTACATAGACGATCACCTTCACCTGCAAGGCGTAGGTTGCGATCTCCATCCCCTGCACCTTCACATGGGCGATCATCATCACCCGCAAGGCGTAGGTTGCAATCACCTGCACCTCG AGGTACACGCTCCAGATCAGTTAGCAAATCCTTTTCTAAGTCCAGAAGCCATTCAAG GTCAAGTAGTTTGTCAGCATCCCCCAAAGCCTTGAGGTGCTCAGTTTCTGTTGAAAGGAGGCCCCGCTCTGTTTCAAGACGATCTTCTACACCTCACAGAGTGGGGTCACGTCGGCGACCCCCATCTCCTGCACCTTTTCATAGACGATCACCTTCACCTGCAAGGCGTAGATTGCGATTACCATCACCTGCAAGGCGTTGGTTGCAATCCCCTGCACCTCG AGGTACACGCTCCAGATCGGTTAGCAATTCCTTTTCTAATTCCAAAAGCCCTTCAAGGTGTGCAACCATTCTGATCATAAAGcataatctatctactataataaaacaAACCAAGTTTTGGAGACGTGTCATTCATagaag GTCAAGAAGTTTGTCAGCATCCTCCAAAGCCTCAAGGCGCTCAGTTTCTGTTGAAAGGAGGCCCCGCTCTATTTCAAGACGATCTTCTACACCTCGCAGAGTGGGGTCACGTCGTCAATCCCCATCCCCTGCACCTCTACATAAACGATCACCTTCACCTGCAAGGCGTAGGTTGCGATCTCCATCCCCTGCACCTTCACATGGGCGAACACCATCACCCGCAAGGCGTAGGTTGCAATCCCCTGCACCTCG AGGTACACGCTCCAGATCGGTTAGCAAATCCTTTTCTAATTCCAAAAGCCATTCAAG GTCAAGTAGTTTGTCAGCATCCCCCAAAGCCTCAAGGCGCTCGGTTTCTGTTGAAAGGAGGCCCCGCTCTGTTTCAAGACAATCTTCTACACCTCGCAGAGTGGGGTCATGTCGGCGATCCCCATCCCCTGCACCTCTACATAAACGATCACCTTCACCTCCAAGGCGTAGGTTGCGATCTCCATCCCCTGCACCTTCACATGGGCGATCACCATCACCCGCAAGGCGTAGGTTGCAATCCCCTACACCTCG AGGTACACGCTCCAGATCGGTTAGCAAATCCTTTTCTAATTCCAGAAGCCATTCAAG GTCAAGTAGTTTGTCAGCATCCCCTAAAGCCTCAAGGCGCTCGGTTTCTGTTGAAAGGAGGCCCCGCTCTGTTTCAAGACAATCTTCTACACCTCTCAGAGTGGGGTCATGTCGGCGATCCCCATCCCCAGCATCTTTACATAGACGATCACCTTCACCTGCAAGGCGTAGATTGCGATCTCCATCCCCTGCACCTTCACATGGGCGATCACCATCACCTGCAAGGCGTAGGTTGCAATCCCCTACACCTCG AGGTACACGCTCTAGATCGGTTAGCAAATCCTTTTTTAATTCCAGAACTCAATCTAGGTGTGCAACCATTCCGATCATAAAgcataattatttatatatactcTTGTTAACCGtcttttcaactatcttctcactttgtttttttatatatccaGTTATCATCTTCTCAGGCCAAGATGTTTGTCGCGATCCCCTTTTCGAAGTAGGTCGCGATCCCCTGTTCGTAGTAGGTCGCGATCCCCTGTTCGAAGTAGGTCACGATCCCCTGTTCGAAGTAGGTCGCGATCCCCTATTCGAAGTAGGTCGCGATCCCCTATTCGTAGTAGGTCGCGATCCCCTGTTCGAAGTAGGTCGCGATCCCCTATTCGAAGTAGGTCGCGATCCCCTGTTCGTAGTAGGTCGCGATCCCCTGTTCGAAGTAGGTCACGATCCCCTGTTCGAAGTAGGTCGCGATCCCCTGTTCGAAGTAGGTCGCGATCCCCTGTTCGAAGTAGGTCGCGATCCCCTGTTCAAAGGAGGTCCCGGACCCCCATCCGGCGTAGCTCACGAACCCCGATCAGGCGAAGGTCACCATCCCCGTTTCAGCGAAGGTCACAGTCCTCTGCATCCCCTTACTCTGTGCATTCTGGATCTCCACCAGTTCGTGGCAGGTCTCCATCTCCTACGAGGCGACGAAATCAGGGAGCTCCGTCAATTCCATGCGGTCGGTCTCCTTCTCCAGTTAGGCGTAGGACAACCGTCCCTGTGCGTCAGAGATCCCCAAGCCCTCAAAGCAGGTCTTCTTCACCATCACCTGTACAATCTCCTAGACTCATCGTCCTTCTCCTCATACATGTATGTGTTCTTTTATTACTGTTTTCAACAATGGTTGCTATATTAA
- the LOC110873893 gene encoding serine/arginine repetitive matrix protein 1 isoform X1, giving the protein MSGGFFRGTTADQDTRFSNKHAKLLKSHKFPPELEHLDREAVDVKAANLDTHSRRRTKFSSKWSADDKGTDEKNGSKETVRISRSPRPADRSMSPPRGTRSRSVSKSFSNSRSHSRSRSLSASSKASRRSVSVERRPRSVSRRSSTLRRVGSRRRSLSPAPLHRQSPSPARRRLRSPSPAPSHGRSPSPARRRLQSPAPRGTRSRSVSKSFSNSKSHSRSRSLSASSKASRRSVSVERRPHSVSRRSSTPRRVGSRRRSPSPAPLHRRSPSPARCRLRSPSPAPSHGRLPSPARRRLQSRAPRGTRSRSVSKSFSNSKSHSRSRSLSASSKASRRSVSVERRPRSISRRSSTPRRVGSRRRSPSPAPLHRRSPSPARRRLRSPSPAPSHGRSPSPARRRLQSHAPRGTRSRSVSKSFSNSKSHSRSRSLSASSKASRRSVSVERRPRSVSKRSSTPRRVGSRRRSPSPAPLDRRSPSPARRRLRSPSPAPSHGRSPSPARRRLQSRAPRGTRTRSVSKSFSNSKSHSRSRSLSASSKASRRSVSVERRPRSVSRRSSTPRRVGSRRRSQSPAPLHRRSPSPARRRLRSPSPAPSHGRSSSPARRRLQSPAPRGTRSRSVSKSFSKSRSHSRSSSLSASPKALRCSVSVERRPRSVSRRSSTPHRVGSRRRPPSPAPFHRRSPSPARRRLRLPSPARRWLQSPAPRGTRSRSVSNSFSNSKSPSRCATILIIKHNLSTIIKQTKFWRRVIHRRSRSLSASSKASRRSVSVERRPRSISRRSSTPRRVGSRRQSPSPAPLHKRSPSPARRRLRSPSPAPSHGRTPSPARRRLQSPAPRGTRSRSVSKSFSNSKSHSRSSSLSASPKASRRSVSVERRPRSVSRQSSTPRRVGSCRRSPSPAPLHKRSPSPPRRRLRSPSPAPSHGRSPSPARRRLQSPTPRGTRSRSVSKSFSNSRSHSRSSSLSASPKASRRSVSVERRPRSVSRQSSTPLRVGSCRRSPSPASLHRRSPSPARRRLRSPSPAPSHGRSPSPARRRLQSPTPRGTRSRSVSKSFFNSRTQSRCATIPIIKHNYLYILLLTVFSTIFSLCFFIYPVIIFSGQDVCRDPLFEVGRDPLFVVGRDPLFEVGHDPLFEVGRDPLFEVGRDPLFVVGRDPLFEVGRDPLFEVGRDPLFVVGRDPLFEVGHDPLFEVGRDPLFEVGRDPLFEVGRDPLFKGGPGPPSGVAHEPRSGEGHHPRFSEGHSPLHPLTLCILDLHQFVAGLHLLRGDEIRELRQFHAVGLLLQLGVGQPSLCVRDPQALKAGLLHHHLYNLLDSSSFSSYMYVFFYYCFQQWLLY; this is encoded by the exons ATGTCAGGCGGTTTCTTCCGG GGCACTACGGCTGATCAAGACACTCGTTTCTCTAACAAGCATGCTAAGCTCCTTAAATCGCACAAGTTTCCACCTGAATTGGAACATCTG GACAGAGAGGCTGTTGATGTGAAAGCTGCTAATTTGGACACCCACTCGAGGAGACGCACAAAGTTTTCTAGCAAGTGGTCAGCTGATGACAAAGGGACGGATGAGAAGAATGGATCAAAAGAAACCGTCAG AATATCTCGATCTCCGCGTCCAGCTGATCGTTCTATGTCACCACCTCG AGGTACACGCTCCAGATCGGTTAGCAAATCCTTTTCTAATTCTAGAAGTCATTCAAG GTCAAGAAGTTTGTCAGCATCCTCCAAAGCCTCAAGGCGCTCAGTTTCTGTTGAAAGGAGGCCCCGCTCTGTTTCAAGACGATCTTCTACACTTCGCAGAGTGGGGTCACGTCGGCGATCCCTATCCCCTGCACCTTTACATAGACAATCACCTTCACCTGCAAGGCGTAGGTTGCGATCACCATCCCCTGCACCTTCACATGGGCGATCACCATCACCCGCAAGGCGTAGGTTGCAATCCCCTGCACCTCG AGGTACACGCTCCAGATCGGTTAGCAAATCCTTTTCTAATTCCAAAAGCCATTCAAG GTCAAGAAGTTTGTCAGCATCCTCCAAAGCCTCAAGGCGCTCAGTTTCTGTTGAAAGGAGGCCCCACTCTGTTTCAAGACGATCTTCTACACCTCGCAGAGTAGGGTCACGTCGGCGATCCCCATCCCCTGCACCTTTACATAGACGATCACCTTCACCTGCAAGGTGTAGGTTGCGATCTCCATCCCCTGCACCTTCACATGGGCGATTACCATCACCCGCAAGGCGTAGGTTGCAATCCCGTGCACCTCG AGGTACACGCTCCAGATCAGTTAGCAAATCCTTTTCTAATTCCAAAAGCCATTCAAG GTCAAGAAGTTTGTCAGCATCCTCCAAAGCCTCAAGGCGCTCAGTTTCTGTTGAAAGGAGGCCCCGCTCTATTTCAAGACGATCTTCTACACCTCGCAGAGTGGGGTCACGTCGGCGATCCCCATCCCCTGCACCTTTACATAGACGATCACCTTCACCTGCAAGGCGTAGGTTGCGATCTCCATCCCCTGCACCTTCACATGGGCGATCACCATCACCCGCAAGGCGTAGGTTGCAATCCCATGCACCTCG AGGTACACGCTCCAGATCGGTTAGCAAATCCTTTTCTAATTCCAAAAGCCATTCAAG GTCAAGAAGTTTGTCAGCATCCTCCAAAGCCTCAAGGCGCTCAGTTTCTGTTGAAAGGAGGCCCCGCTCTGTTTCAAAACGATCTTCTACACCTCGCAGAGTGGGGTCACGTCGGCGATCCCCATCCCCTGCACCTTTAGATAGACGATCACCTTCACCTGCAAGGCGTAGGTTGCGATCTCCATCCCCTGCACCTTCACATGGGCGATCACCATCACCCGCAAGGCGTAGGTTGCAATCCCGTGCACCTCG AGGTACACGCACCAGATCGGTTAGCAAATCCTTTTCTAATTCCAAAAGCCATTCAAG GTCAAGAAGTTTGTCAGCATCCTCCAAAGCCTCAAGGCGCTCAGTTTCTGTTGAAAGGAGGCCCCGCTCTGTTTCAAGACGATCTTCTACACCTCGCAGAGTGGGGTCACGTCGGCGATCCCAATCCCCTGCACCTTTACATAGACGATCACCTTCACCTGCAAGGCGTAGGTTGCGATCTCCATCCCCTGCACCTTCACATGGGCGATCATCATCACCCGCAAGGCGTAGGTTGCAATCACCTGCACCTCG AGGTACACGCTCCAGATCAGTTAGCAAATCCTTTTCTAAGTCCAGAAGCCATTCAAG GTCAAGTAGTTTGTCAGCATCCCCCAAAGCCTTGAGGTGCTCAGTTTCTGTTGAAAGGAGGCCCCGCTCTGTTTCAAGACGATCTTCTACACCTCACAGAGTGGGGTCACGTCGGCGACCCCCATCTCCTGCACCTTTTCATAGACGATCACCTTCACCTGCAAGGCGTAGATTGCGATTACCATCACCTGCAAGGCGTTGGTTGCAATCCCCTGCACCTCG AGGTACACGCTCCAGATCGGTTAGCAATTCCTTTTCTAATTCCAAAAGCCCTTCAAGGTGTGCAACCATTCTGATCATAAAGcataatctatctactataataaaacaAACCAAGTTTTGGAGACGTGTCATTCATagaag GTCAAGAAGTTTGTCAGCATCCTCCAAAGCCTCAAGGCGCTCAGTTTCTGTTGAAAGGAGGCCCCGCTCTATTTCAAGACGATCTTCTACACCTCGCAGAGTGGGGTCACGTCGTCAATCCCCATCCCCTGCACCTCTACATAAACGATCACCTTCACCTGCAAGGCGTAGGTTGCGATCTCCATCCCCTGCACCTTCACATGGGCGAACACCATCACCCGCAAGGCGTAGGTTGCAATCCCCTGCACCTCG AGGTACACGCTCCAGATCGGTTAGCAAATCCTTTTCTAATTCCAAAAGCCATTCAAG GTCAAGTAGTTTGTCAGCATCCCCCAAAGCCTCAAGGCGCTCGGTTTCTGTTGAAAGGAGGCCCCGCTCTGTTTCAAGACAATCTTCTACACCTCGCAGAGTGGGGTCATGTCGGCGATCCCCATCCCCTGCACCTCTACATAAACGATCACCTTCACCTCCAAGGCGTAGGTTGCGATCTCCATCCCCTGCACCTTCACATGGGCGATCACCATCACCCGCAAGGCGTAGGTTGCAATCCCCTACACCTCG AGGTACACGCTCCAGATCGGTTAGCAAATCCTTTTCTAATTCCAGAAGCCATTCAAG GTCAAGTAGTTTGTCAGCATCCCCTAAAGCCTCAAGGCGCTCGGTTTCTGTTGAAAGGAGGCCCCGCTCTGTTTCAAGACAATCTTCTACACCTCTCAGAGTGGGGTCATGTCGGCGATCCCCATCCCCAGCATCTTTACATAGACGATCACCTTCACCTGCAAGGCGTAGATTGCGATCTCCATCCCCTGCACCTTCACATGGGCGATCACCATCACCTGCAAGGCGTAGGTTGCAATCCCCTACACCTCG AGGTACACGCTCTAGATCGGTTAGCAAATCCTTTTTTAATTCCAGAACTCAATCTAGGTGTGCAACCATTCCGATCATAAAgcataattatttatatatactcTTGTTAACCGtcttttcaactatcttctcactttgtttttttatatatccaGTTATCATCTTCTCAGGCCAAGATGTTTGTCGCGATCCCCTTTTCGAAGTAGGTCGCGATCCCCTGTTCGTAGTAGGTCGCGATCCCCTGTTCGAAGTAGGTCACGATCCCCTGTTCGAAGTAGGTCGCGATCCCCTATTCGAAGTAGGTCGCGATCCCCTATTCGTAGTAGGTCGCGATCCCCTGTTCGAAGTAGGTCGCGATCCCCTATTCGAAGTAGGTCGCGATCCCCTGTTCGTAGTAGGTCGCGATCCCCTGTTCGAAGTAGGTCACGATCCCCTGTTCGAAGTAGGTCGCGATCCCCTGTTCGAAGTAGGTCGCGATCCCCTGTTCGAAGTAGGTCGCGATCCCCTGTTCAAAGGAGGTCCCGGACCCCCATCCGGCGTAGCTCACGAACCCCGATCAGGCGAAGGTCACCATCCCCGTTTCAGCGAAGGTCACAGTCCTCTGCATCCCCTTACTCTGTGCATTCTGGATCTCCACCAGTTCGTGGCAGGTCTCCATCTCCTACGAGGCGACGAAATCAGGGAGCTCCGTCAATTCCATGCGGTCGGTCTCCTTCTCCAGTTAGGCGTAGGACAACCGTCCCTGTGCGTCAGAGATCCCCAAGCCCTCAAAGCAGGTCTTCTTCACCATCACCTGTACAATCTCCTAGACTCATCGTCCTTCTCCTCATACATGTATGTGTTCTTTTATTACTGTTTTCAACAATGGTTGCTATATTAA